From one Triticum urartu cultivar G1812 chromosome 3, Tu2.1, whole genome shotgun sequence genomic stretch:
- the LOC125544659 gene encoding proline-rich receptor-like protein kinase PERK8, translated as MGGYADPFMPPQPASSSSYAVPQGGHGQPQPQPQPAPRPPGCPYSSSASAPPVSTSYHSLPPAASPPPVSSPPPASPPPEPLPSPPPALPSSPPPPALSPPPPDAPPPSLPPPSPSPSPPPAEVQAPPPPMAADQPRVQPRVYPSPPPPSLPPPPPVVLSPPAPPPSHPPSPSPTPAPAPAPTPVAVYSPPPPRIASPPPPPRHHFKPHYAPPRSPGRPHSNSTRSNGSGKNIEISRETATTIVAIAGLAMLSFIGATIWLVKKKRRRAEPPSALPTQQQPAPPPPPPNYIPSSAGSSLASDGFYLRSPGYPFMRSSTGSHGFPYSPADSGIGYSRMLFTPENLAGISNDFSDENLLGEGGFGCVYKGILPDGRPVAIKKLKIGNGQGEREFRAEVDTISRVHHRHLVSLVGYCVSEGQRMLVYDFVPNNTLYYHLHVNEVPLDWRTRVKIAAGAARGIAYLHEDCHPRIIHRDIKSSNILLDNNFEAQVSDFGLARLAADSNTHVTTRVMGTFGYLAPEYALSGKLTAKSDLYSFGVVLLELITGRKPVDSSQPLGDESLVEWARPFLSQAIEHRDFGDLPDPRMENKFEENEMYHMIGAAAACIRHSAVMRPRMGQVVRALDSLADSNLNNGLQPGRSEVFLEPRTEEIRLFQLREFGSRECSDELSQASWRSRRDL; from the exons ATGGGCGGCTACGCGGATCCCTTCATGCCTCCGCAGCCGGCCTCGTCGTCGTCTTACGCCGTGCCGCAGGGCGGGCATGGGCAGCCGCAGCCGCAGCCGCAGCCCGCGCCGCGCCCGCCGGGCTGTCCCTACTCCTCCTCCGCCTCGGCCCCGCCGGTTTCCACGTCCTACCATTCTTTGCCCCCCGCGGCGTCCCCTCCGCCGGTAAGTAGCCCCCCTCCGGCCTCCCCGCCACCCGAGCCATTGCCGTCACCTCCTCCAGCATTGCCGtcctcgccgccaccgccggcaTTGTCGCCTCCGCCGCCCGACGCGCCCCCTCCGTCGCTTCCACCGCCGTCCCCATCGCCCTCGCCGCCTCCCGCCGAGGTTCAGGCGCCACCGCCACCGATGGCGGCCGACCAGCCACGCGTACAGCCCCGCGTGtacccgtcgccgccgcccccgtccctccccccgccgccgccagtAGTCCTCTCGCCACCAGCCCCGCCTCCATCCCACCCACCATCGCCATCGCCTACTCCAGCTCCAGCTCCAGCACCCACGCCGGTTGCAGTCTATTCGCCTCCCCCGCCAAGAATTGCatctcccccgccgccgccgcgccatcaTTTTAAGCCACATTATGCGCCGCCACGCTCGCCTGGGAGGCCACACTCAAACTCGACCCGCTCAAATGGCAGCGGCAAGAACATCGAAATATCGAGGGAAACTGCCACCACCATTGTAGCAATTGCCGGTCTTGCAATGCTCAGCTTCATCGGTGCCACCATTTGGCTTGTCAAGAAGAAGCGACGGCGGGCAGAGCCTCCCTCAGCACTGCCGACACAGCAGCAACCAGCTCCCCCGCCGCCACCACCCAATTACATCCCCTCATCTGCAGGATCCTCACTAGCATCAG ATGGGTTCTACTTACGATCACCGGGCTATCCCTTCATGAGGTCCAGTACCGGGAGCCATGGGTTCCCCTACTCGCCGGCAGACTCCGGGATAGGGTACTCGAGGATGCTGTTCACGCCGGAGAATTTGGCAGGAATCTCAAATGACTTTTCGGATGAGAACCTCTTGGGAGAAGGTGGATTTGGGTGTGTGTACAAGGGCATCTTGCCAGATGGTCGCCCTGTGGCTATCAAGAAGCTCAAGATTGGGAATGGGCAGGGAGAGCGTGAGTTCAGGGCCGAAGTTGATACTATCAGCAGAGTACATCATAGACATTTGGTTTCACTAGTAGGCTATTGCGTATCAGAGGGCCAGCGGATGCTTGTATATGATTTTGTTCCCAATAACACGCTTTATTACCATCTCCATG TAAATGAAGTACCACTAGATTGGCGTACGAGGGTCAAGATTGCGGCCGGAGCAGCTCGCGGAATTGCTTACCTGCACGAAGATT GTCATCCACGGATTATTCATAGAGATATTAAATCATCTAATATTTTATTGGATAACAACTTCGAAGCTCAG GTTTCTGATTTTGGACTTGCAAGGTTAGCTGCCGACTCCAACACGCATGTCACGACACGTGTCATGGGAACATTTGG GTATTTGGCTCCAGAGTATGCATTGTCCGGGAAGTTGACAGCAAAGTCTGATCTATATTCTTTTGGAGTTGTTCTTTTGGAACTTATTACCGGAAGAAAACCTGTTGATTCTTCTCAGCCGCTTGGAGATGAGAGTCTTGTCGAATGG GCTCGGCCCTTTCTCTCGCAAGCAATCGAGCATCGAGACTTCGGGGATCTTCCGGACCCGAGGATGGAAAACAAATTCGAAGAAAATGAGATGTATCATATGATAGGGGCTGCGGCTGCATGCATTCGTCATTCTGCGGTGATGAGACCACGGATGGGGCAG GTGGTAAGAGCACTGGATAGTTTAGCCGACTCTAACCTAAACAACGGCCTTCAGCCCGGGCGCAGCGAGGTGTTCTTGGAGCCGCGGACCGAGGAGATCAGGCTGTTCCAGCTGAGAGAGTTCGGCAGCCGGGAGTGCAGCGACGAGCTGAGCCAGGCCAGCTGGAGGAGCCGGAGAGACCTGTGA